The following proteins are encoded in a genomic region of Alphaproteobacteria bacterium:
- a CDS encoding VWA domain-containing protein, with protein MSKYKAKMLNQIDDMAKDPLLRLRRNIFREFLDSKLTGANLQENLEKIYSLSGASSTIEQEINNIKEAIFQGIVPGSFHVNEPLLQLAWGTALATLAVDKELQKKWIENSSSGSSSKTPGFSWLCNSLWLGVRQTEYMQQELTQFAWILATSIGRRDVRLNWGISNGGYPEVSFYYDTEKNYINLDMICGLLIGIEHSRAAALHEVAHALGTEMPTRRMDELRNKIEATIALIMQPGHGGCLTKDEYIELNRLELTHRLLFYIFDETENSYANSFVVKYTNRSIQNFYHSANYVECVISDLLDHIDGLNGIEVPQEPLSKKGGVDLTSFLNTKNVIRESFFSGNGLFDPNDPSRWMSIGIKIEKLLYEEGGKSAKHLREWDALKQIISLTQKLEHLQLAPHEHASLSPESKRQHKKFTQERNHITDIIFRRCVERTLLPELLKEQEKQINEQFEQKKQQQEQQQQEQQNQEQQNQEQPNQEQRNQPQSDGQKNSEGQGGQGQSAGQSISVEGVDMPDVKTPNETTQKDYGDYPDEEEMGKTVEEQLRKKIADRSGKNPNDVTQQEIQEEIDEAIEQALEEAQKQEAQKQKADKDGSKKGKKKAASRKGKPSKDHVSKDKESPSQGTLPEMQSFANNPLPKLPVPAGDLSEYQKIIQMNAQTVKQVSASLRKLGEEYRQTITIKNKGQHTMLPEDGNLGRFDAGSYIDFRVKRLTGQPIQTKDYHLFTSDRNAHKPAVMNLVLCIDCSGSMIGKPFENALNTACIFFEAAKQCHKEGIKINVYIYGMDQESARVIAFPDDAHAEISKKLVGIKQHVGGLQDQLSYTLEDALGVLGAQRLLPGAKVGKTHYFILSDAGFTDGNRSFNAIKTVLEKVPPSSVTMCLIGADGNSTTNRITPEIILEKIPHKNCFVVPIASSKGIQKGCFDALKNLLKESRKPKRAETYSHVKQQLSEAKAIIEKTPNFF; from the coding sequence ATGTCAAAGTATAAAGCCAAAATGTTAAATCAAATTGACGACATGGCTAAGGATCCTTTGCTACGTTTACGCCGTAATATTTTCAGAGAATTTTTAGACAGTAAGCTTACAGGCGCTAATCTTCAGGAAAATCTGGAAAAAATTTATAGTCTTTCAGGTGCTAGTTCGACTATCGAACAAGAAATTAATAACATCAAAGAAGCTATCTTTCAAGGAATCGTGCCGGGCTCCTTTCATGTTAATGAACCTCTTTTGCAGCTTGCATGGGGTACGGCTTTGGCTACATTGGCTGTTGATAAGGAATTACAAAAAAAATGGATCGAGAATTCATCCTCAGGAAGTTCTTCAAAGACTCCAGGTTTTTCATGGTTGTGTAATTCGCTCTGGTTAGGGGTCCGGCAAACAGAATACATGCAGCAGGAACTAACCCAGTTTGCCTGGATACTTGCAACGAGTATCGGCCGCAGAGACGTTCGTTTGAATTGGGGGATTTCTAACGGTGGTTATCCAGAGGTCAGCTTTTACTATGATACAGAGAAAAATTATATCAATCTGGATATGATCTGCGGATTACTTATTGGGATTGAGCATTCACGGGCAGCCGCGTTGCATGAGGTAGCACACGCTTTAGGGACGGAAATGCCCACTCGCAGAATGGATGAGCTGCGAAATAAAATAGAAGCGACTATAGCTCTCATAATGCAGCCAGGCCATGGTGGTTGTCTGACCAAAGATGAATATATTGAATTAAACCGATTGGAACTGACCCACCGATTATTATTTTATATATTTGATGAAACGGAAAACAGCTATGCGAATAGTTTTGTTGTTAAATATACCAACCGCAGTATACAGAATTTTTATCATTCCGCTAATTATGTAGAATGCGTCATCAGTGACCTTCTGGATCATATCGATGGTCTTAATGGCATTGAGGTGCCTCAAGAGCCTCTATCAAAAAAGGGTGGAGTGGATCTTACTTCATTTTTAAATACCAAAAATGTCATTCGTGAATCATTCTTTAGCGGTAATGGATTATTTGACCCAAATGACCCCAGCCGTTGGATGAGTATTGGGATAAAAATAGAAAAACTACTTTATGAAGAGGGTGGCAAATCAGCCAAACATTTAAGGGAATGGGATGCTTTGAAACAGATCATTTCTCTTACCCAAAAACTTGAGCATTTGCAATTAGCTCCCCACGAGCATGCCAGCCTATCGCCTGAATCGAAACGACAACATAAAAAGTTTACCCAGGAACGTAATCACATTACGGATATTATTTTTAGAAGATGCGTCGAGCGCACGCTGCTTCCTGAGTTATTGAAAGAACAGGAAAAGCAAATCAATGAACAGTTTGAACAGAAAAAGCAGCAACAAGAACAACAGCAACAAGAACAACAGAACCAAGAACAACAGAACCAAGAACAACCGAACCAAGAACAACGGAACCAGCCCCAATCCGATGGTCAAAAAAATAGTGAAGGTCAGGGGGGGCAGGGCCAATCAGCAGGACAATCCATCTCAGTTGAGGGTGTGGATATGCCTGATGTTAAAACACCCAACGAAACGACGCAAAAGGATTATGGGGATTATCCTGATGAAGAGGAAATGGGAAAAACGGTTGAGGAGCAGCTTCGTAAGAAAATAGCAGATCGTTCTGGTAAGAATCCAAACGATGTGACTCAGCAGGAAATTCAAGAAGAAATCGATGAGGCGATTGAGCAGGCACTCGAAGAAGCTCAGAAGCAAGAAGCTCAGAAACAAAAAGCTGACAAGGATGGTTCAAAAAAAGGAAAAAAGAAGGCGGCAAGTCGAAAAGGAAAACCTTCTAAAGATCATGTTTCAAAAGATAAAGAATCGCCTTCTCAAGGCACGTTGCCCGAAATGCAGTCATTTGCAAATAATCCACTTCCAAAACTCCCCGTACCTGCCGGAGATTTAAGCGAGTACCAAAAGATTATCCAGATGAATGCCCAGACTGTAAAGCAGGTTTCGGCATCACTGCGAAAATTAGGCGAGGAATATCGTCAAACAATTACGATTAAAAATAAGGGGCAACACACCATGTTGCCAGAAGATGGCAATTTGGGGCGTTTTGATGCGGGGTCCTATATTGATTTTCGTGTAAAACGTTTAACCGGCCAACCTATCCAAACCAAGGATTACCATCTATTTACGAGCGACCGAAATGCACATAAACCAGCTGTGATGAACCTGGTCTTATGTATCGACTGTTCAGGCAGTATGATCGGTAAACCATTCGAGAATGCATTGAATACGGCTTGTATTTTTTTTGAGGCGGCTAAGCAATGCCACAAAGAAGGGATTAAAATTAATGTTTATATTTATGGAATGGATCAAGAATCTGCGCGGGTCATAGCCTTTCCAGATGATGCGCATGCCGAAATCAGTAAAAAATTAGTGGGTATAAAGCAACATGTCGGGGGCTTACAAGACCAATTATCTTACACGTTAGAAGATGCTTTAGGAGTCCTTGGTGCTCAGCGGCTGCTTCCTGGCGCTAAGGTCGGAAAAACGCATTATTTTATTTTATCTGATGCAGGATTCACGGATGGTAACCGTTCGTTTAATGCCATTAAGACTGTTTTGGAAAAAGTGCCGCCTTCTTCGGTAACCATGTGTTTAATTGGGGCTGACGGTAATTCAACCACCAACCGAATAACTCCCGAGATTATTTTAGAGAAAA
- a CDS encoding CS1-pili formation C-terminal domain-containing protein yields the protein MSNNIKQILNTKSKTLLILPPYDTYQISLLPKDDSSLEIDATKRPVTLYPGNIIDMDWDIHPITVILGRVVDTKGNPLANAKLMEARNITVSDEQGNFQGEIINNNTLTFELRQERASIEVDETNPALKFSSSHQRCQVKLSNVSTINGVAVYPDPLVCQ from the coding sequence ATGTCAAACAATATTAAACAAATTCTAAATACAAAATCTAAAACCCTACTAATATTACCGCCTTATGATACGTATCAAATTTCACTCCTGCCTAAAGATGACAGCAGTTTGGAGATTGATGCCACCAAGCGGCCTGTTACCCTCTACCCAGGCAATATCATTGATATGGATTGGGACATTCATCCTATCACCGTTATTTTAGGAAGGGTTGTAGACACTAAAGGAAACCCATTGGCCAATGCTAAATTAATGGAAGCACGCAACATAACGGTAAGCGACGAACAAGGTAACTTTCAGGGGGAGATTATAAACAACAACACCCTCACCTTTGAATTACGTCAGGAACGTGCATCGATTGAGGTTGATGAAACAAATCCCGCCTTGAAGTTTAGTTCCTCACATCAACGCTGCCAGGTGAAGCTGTCGAACGTGAGTACAATCAATGGTGTCGCCGTTTACCCGGATCCACTTGTGTGTCAGTAG
- a CDS encoding DUF2155 domain-containing protein, producing MKISFSRVILLAGLCTIGAVALSVGVLAEDGQLDEVVLQAEFKARPHQDSALAASAKRKEIVPTSSVLEAKRKGVPTPANESKHVVAAPITDAELKLAKTAPTQLEKSETTLIKDPRTGVVWSKDRTYGTGAVLRTLNKITARSSEYKIPLHQVLKFGNLDITVRSCWHAPADELPDNKALIEIWDNEPGKDPVRIFFGWMFSSTPSISGLEHPVYDVVVKECY from the coding sequence ATGAAAATATCGTTTTCGCGTGTGATCTTGTTAGCCGGTTTATGCACGATTGGCGCGGTTGCCTTATCGGTAGGTGTGTTAGCTGAAGATGGACAACTGGATGAAGTGGTGTTACAGGCTGAATTTAAAGCAAGGCCTCATCAGGATAGTGCGCTGGCTGCATCCGCCAAACGGAAGGAAATCGTCCCGACCTCCAGCGTACTTGAAGCTAAAAGAAAGGGAGTACCAACGCCTGCGAACGAATCTAAACACGTGGTTGCTGCGCCCATTACCGATGCTGAATTAAAATTAGCAAAAACGGCACCGACACAGCTGGAAAAAAGCGAAACAACGTTGATTAAAGATCCACGCACGGGAGTTGTCTGGTCTAAAGATCGAACCTATGGTACAGGGGCGGTGCTCAGAACGCTGAATAAAATTACCGCACGCTCCTCTGAATATAAAATCCCTCTCCATCAGGTACTCAAATTTGGCAATTTGGACATCACTGTCCGCAGTTGCTGGCATGCACCTGCGGATGAGTTACCAGATAACAAAGCCCTTATTGAAATCTGGGATAACGAACCCGGCAAAGACCCGGTGAGGATTTTCTTCGGCTGGATGTTTTCATCGACACCAAGTATTTCAGGATTAGAACATCCGGTGTATGATGTGGTGGTTAAGGAGTGTTATTAG
- the gatB gene encoding Asp-tRNA(Asn)/Glu-tRNA(Gln) amidotransferase subunit GatB, with translation MTYRIQGNTGEWELVIGLEVHAQVDSQSKLFSGASTAFGAEPNTQVSLVDAGMPGMLPVVNKYCVEQGIKTGLGLNAEINLHSAFDRKNYFYADLPQGYQISQFYYPIVGKGKITLDMKDGTTREIGVTRMHLEQDAGKSLHDQSPRYSFIDLNRCGIALMEIVSEPDIRTPEEAGEYVKKLRSIVRYLGTCDGDMEKGSMRCDANVSVRRVGNSEFGTRCEIKNLNSVRNIMRAIEHEAQRQVEVLESGGTVYQETRLYDPTLNETRVMRSKEDAHDYRYFPDPDLLPLELEQDFVDRIRASLPELPDQKQQRYMQQYGLSRYDAGVLVSDKVTAYYFEEVIRDQDPKLAANWITGELFGRLNKQGLSLEQSPVSSKQLAGLLELIQNNTISGKIAKQVFDTMFETGKEASVIVEEQGLTQVTDTGSIEKSIDEVLAANPDKVAEYRSGKDKLFGFFVGQVMKVTQGKANPGLVNDILKQKLG, from the coding sequence ATGACCTACCGAATTCAAGGAAATACCGGAGAGTGGGAACTCGTCATCGGCTTGGAAGTCCATGCACAAGTGGATTCTCAATCTAAATTATTTTCAGGTGCTTCGACGGCATTTGGTGCCGAGCCCAATACGCAAGTATCGTTGGTTGATGCAGGAATGCCAGGCATGTTGCCCGTGGTCAATAAATATTGTGTAGAGCAGGGAATTAAAACTGGACTGGGTTTAAATGCAGAGATTAATTTGCATTCAGCCTTTGATCGTAAAAATTATTTCTACGCCGATTTACCTCAAGGCTATCAAATCTCCCAATTTTATTATCCAATTGTTGGAAAGGGCAAAATTACCCTCGATATGAAAGACGGCACCACCCGCGAAATTGGCGTAACGCGTATGCACTTGGAGCAAGATGCGGGTAAAAGCCTGCATGATCAAAGCCCGCGTTATTCGTTTATCGATCTTAATCGTTGTGGTATTGCCCTGATGGAGATTGTGTCGGAGCCTGATATCCGCACGCCTGAAGAAGCCGGCGAATATGTTAAAAAGCTACGCAGCATTGTGCGTTATTTAGGCACGTGCGATGGCGATATGGAAAAAGGCTCTATGCGCTGTGATGCCAACGTATCGGTACGGCGTGTCGGCAATTCCGAATTTGGCACGCGCTGTGAAATTAAAAACCTCAATTCTGTGCGCAATATTATGCGTGCTATTGAGCACGAAGCGCAGCGTCAGGTCGAAGTATTAGAGTCGGGTGGTACCGTGTATCAAGAAACACGTTTGTACGATCCTACCCTCAACGAAACCAGGGTCATGCGTTCCAAAGAAGATGCCCATGATTACCGTTATTTCCCCGATCCTGATTTATTGCCTTTGGAGCTTGAGCAAGATTTTGTTGACCGTATTCGCGCTAGCCTCCCTGAATTACCCGATCAAAAACAACAGCGTTATATGCAGCAATATGGCTTAAGCCGTTACGATGCTGGTGTATTGGTTTCGGATAAAGTAACCGCTTATTATTTTGAAGAAGTCATCCGCGACCAGGACCCTAAACTGGCTGCCAACTGGATTACTGGTGAATTATTTGGCAGACTGAATAAACAGGGATTATCGCTTGAACAATCGCCGGTTTCATCAAAACAACTGGCGGGATTATTGGAATTAATCCAAAATAATACCATTTCTGGAAAAATCGCCAAACAGGTGTTTGACACCATGTTTGAAACAGGCAAAGAAGCCTCTGTCATTGTTGAAGAGCAAGGATTAACCCAGGTAACGGATACCGGTTCAATTGAAAAATCGATCGATGAAGTGCTTGCTGCCAATCCTGATAAAGTGGCTGAATACCGTTCGGGCAAAGATAAACTGTTTGGTTTCTTTGTCGGGCAGGTGATGAAAGTCACTCAAGGTAAAGCAAATCCTGGTTTGGTAAATGATATCCTGAAACAGAAATTAGGTTAG
- the gatA gene encoding Asp-tRNA(Asn)/Glu-tRNA(Gln) amidotransferase subunit GatA, translating into MTGLNHLTLADARRGLDKKEFTAVELVESHIKAVEQTRNLNAYMVESFDHARSQAHDSDQRLAKGEGRALEGIPVAVKDLFCTKGFLSTSCSKILKGFTPTYESTVTTNLFNHGAVMVGKTNMDEFAMGSANTTSCYGSVINPWRRKSDQKDLVPGGSSGGSAAAVASYSAMGALGSDTGGSIRQPGAFTGTVGIKPTYGRCSRYGMIAFASSLDQAGVFSRTVMDSALLLEAICGYDPKDSTSANVAVPEFSKAVGQSIAGKRVGIPKEYAQNLPADIKALWDQGIAWLTEAGAKPVDISLPHTKYALATYYIIAPAEASSNLARYDGLRFGQRVCDDGDSLDDMYEKTRQAGFGDEVKRRIMIGTYVLSAGYYDAYYMKAQRVRNLISQDFQQAFQDVDVILTPATPSAAFALDEKLDPLTMYLNDVYTVPASLAGIPGMVVPAGLSTDGLPLGLQLLGPMFGENTLFSFAHVIEQQAGFKLTPHHSA; encoded by the coding sequence ATGACCGGACTTAACCATCTAACCTTGGCCGATGCCCGCCGCGGACTTGATAAAAAAGAATTTACTGCCGTTGAATTGGTCGAATCGCATATTAAAGCGGTTGAACAAACACGTAACCTCAACGCCTATATGGTAGAAAGCTTTGACCATGCACGTTCACAAGCGCATGATTCAGACCAACGCTTAGCCAAAGGTGAGGGGCGGGCTCTGGAAGGAATTCCTGTTGCCGTCAAGGATTTGTTCTGCACCAAAGGTTTCCTTTCAACCTCATGCTCTAAAATCCTCAAAGGATTTACCCCTACCTATGAATCGACCGTGACCACCAACCTGTTTAACCACGGTGCCGTAATGGTAGGTAAAACGAACATGGACGAATTTGCTATGGGATCAGCCAATACCACGAGCTGCTACGGTTCCGTGATTAATCCGTGGCGCCGCAAGTCGGATCAAAAAGATTTAGTGCCAGGGGGATCCTCTGGTGGCTCTGCAGCAGCTGTTGCATCCTATTCGGCTATGGGAGCCCTTGGCTCTGATACGGGAGGCTCTATTCGCCAGCCTGGTGCTTTTACCGGTACGGTTGGTATTAAACCAACCTATGGCAGATGTTCACGTTATGGCATGATTGCCTTTGCCAGCTCGCTTGATCAAGCTGGTGTGTTCTCACGTACCGTCATGGATTCGGCCTTATTGCTGGAAGCTATTTGCGGGTATGACCCTAAAGATTCAACCTCAGCTAATGTAGCGGTTCCTGAATTCAGCAAGGCGGTTGGCCAATCGATTGCTGGCAAAAGAGTTGGGATTCCTAAAGAATATGCCCAAAACCTGCCTGCTGATATTAAGGCCTTATGGGATCAAGGCATTGCCTGGTTAACCGAAGCAGGTGCTAAGCCGGTAGACATCAGCTTACCCCATACTAAATACGCTTTAGCGACTTACTACATTATTGCCCCGGCAGAAGCCTCATCAAACCTGGCGCGTTATGACGGGCTTCGCTTTGGTCAGAGGGTCTGTGACGACGGCGATTCACTTGATGATATGTACGAAAAGACCCGCCAAGCTGGTTTTGGCGATGAAGTCAAACGCCGCATCATGATTGGTACCTATGTTTTGTCGGCCGGATATTATGATGCCTACTACATGAAGGCACAGCGAGTCCGTAATTTGATTTCGCAGGATTTCCAACAGGCGTTCCAAGATGTCGATGTTATCCTCACTCCTGCAACGCCATCAGCGGCGTTTGCGTTGGATGAAAAACTCGATCCATTGACCATGTACCTAAACGATGTCTACACCGTTCCTGCCAGTTTAGCCGGAATCCCAGGCATGGTGGTCCCAGCAGGGCTTTCCACCGACGGCCTGCCGCTTGGGTTGCAATTACTTGGCCCGATGTTTGGCGAAAATACGCTGTTTAGCTTTGCTCATGTGATTGAACAGCAAGCTGGATTTAAATTAACCCCGCATCACAGCGCCTAA
- the gatC gene encoding Asp-tRNA(Asn)/Glu-tRNA(Gln) amidotransferase subunit GatC, with protein MALTHQDVKKIAKLARIRVSDDEVAHFAEELSSLLQWVEQLGEVDTKQVPQLTNVSNMLPYLREDVVTDGGIQEQILANAPDAQYGCFAVPKVIDAE; from the coding sequence ATGGCTCTTACTCACCAGGATGTCAAAAAAATTGCTAAGCTGGCGCGTATCCGCGTATCAGACGATGAAGTCGCTCATTTCGCGGAAGAATTATCTTCGCTGTTGCAATGGGTCGAACAATTAGGCGAGGTGGATACTAAACAGGTTCCGCAACTGACTAATGTCTCTAACATGTTGCCTTATCTTCGCGAAGATGTCGTGACAGATGGAGGCATACAGGAGCAGATTCTAGCCAATGCCCCGGATGCCCAATATGGCTGTTTTGCCGTGCCTAAAGTCATCGATGCCGAATAG
- the ruvX gene encoding Holliday junction resolvase RuvX, with amino-acid sequence MITTDFNEFRSTIPSTGSLLGLDVGQVRVGFAISDKNRMIASAREVYTRRNIQIDTTYIQHYIQKENIVGIVSGWPLQMNGVAAESCEMVMKLLKPLEALIECPVFLQDERLSTRAVSRVLMDAGLNRKQRQAVDDKAAATYLLQGILDRL; translated from the coding sequence ATGATAACCACCGATTTCAATGAATTCCGCTCTACCATTCCTTCAACCGGTTCACTGCTAGGGCTTGATGTAGGACAAGTACGCGTAGGGTTTGCTATAAGCGATAAAAACCGCATGATCGCCTCTGCACGCGAGGTCTATACGCGCCGTAACATCCAGATTGACACCACCTATATTCAACACTACATCCAAAAAGAAAACATTGTTGGCATCGTTAGTGGCTGGCCTTTGCAAATGAATGGTGTCGCTGCCGAAAGTTGTGAAATGGTAATGAAATTATTAAAACCTCTGGAGGCATTAATCGAATGTCCCGTATTCTTGCAGGATGAACGATTGTCTACCCGTGCTGTTTCGCGGGTCTTGATGGATGCGGGCCTTAATCGCAAACAACGTCAGGCAGTGGATGATAAAGCCGCTGCTACGTATTTGCTTCAGGGAATTCTTGACCGTCTATAA
- a CDS encoding transglutaminase-like cysteine peptidase: protein MMRLNHLIIGAIVAGYLVCAGSAAYAYGLFSGADENERQHLFNSSLDSISYELDEFPKWTGVMARQQSDSVNAGSACSSGTGGACAYVKWIRRMQGLSGQSPMATLQAVNQSVNAIPYGFDQKLWGKSDYWATPLEFFSKRSGDCEDYAIAKYYGLAAAGIPTDNMRVVILKDMRLQILHAVLAVYVDGTAYILDNRNSDVKPSTLISHYHPIYSINEKAWWRHQA, encoded by the coding sequence ATGATGAGATTAAATCATTTAATTATAGGCGCAATAGTAGCAGGTTACTTGGTTTGTGCTGGTAGTGCCGCCTATGCGTATGGTTTGTTTTCGGGTGCCGATGAAAACGAACGTCAGCATCTATTTAACAGTTCGCTTGATAGTATTTCCTATGAGCTCGATGAATTTCCGAAGTGGACAGGCGTGATGGCCCGCCAGCAAAGCGATTCGGTCAATGCAGGTTCTGCGTGCAGCAGCGGCACGGGAGGGGCATGTGCGTATGTTAAATGGATCAGGCGTATGCAGGGGCTTTCTGGCCAATCGCCCATGGCTACATTGCAAGCGGTCAACCAATCGGTAAACGCCATTCCTTATGGATTTGATCAAAAATTATGGGGAAAGTCGGATTATTGGGCAACACCTTTGGAATTTTTTAGCAAACGCTCAGGTGATTGTGAAGATTACGCTATCGCTAAATATTATGGCCTGGCAGCCGCAGGTATCCCTACCGATAATATGCGGGTGGTGATCTTAAAAGATATGCGCCTGCAAATCCTTCATGCCGTATTGGCGGTGTATGTTGATGGCACAGCCTATATTTTAGATAACCGTAACAGTGATGTTAAACCTTCGACTTTGATCAGCCATTATCATCCTATTTATTCGATTAACGAGAAGGCCTGGTGGCGCCATCAGGCTTAG